Proteins encoded by one window of Chryseobacterium sp. POL2:
- a CDS encoding Mov34/MPN/PAD-1 family protein, which produces MIEELLVDFDVIMLRIYSEVILVFKKYKQEANNKNESGGVLSGFYLDEYSYRITDASVPTELDRSGKYFFNRAKGSAQSFISKLFKKSKGRKIYLGEWHTHPEDIPTPSYLDIRSIKKQIKTVNLNTSRIFLVIVGRKKTYLGIYDTKGNLIVENHIII; this is translated from the coding sequence ATGATAGAGGAGTTATTGGTTGACTTCGATGTGATAATGCTAAGAATATATTCTGAAGTAATTTTAGTATTTAAAAAATATAAACAAGAGGCAAATAATAAAAATGAATCAGGAGGTGTTTTATCAGGTTTTTATTTGGACGAATATTCATATAGAATTACTGATGCATCAGTTCCTACAGAATTAGATAGGTCAGGAAAATATTTTTTTAATAGAGCTAAAGGAAGTGCACAAAGTTTTATAAGTAAACTATTTAAAAAAAGTAAAGGTAGAAAGATTTATCTTGGAGAATGGCATACTCACCCAGAAGATATTCCTACTCCTTCATATCTTGATATAAGATCTATTAAAAAACAAATTAAAACTGTCAATTTAAATACATCTCGTATATTTTTAGTTATTGTAGGGCGTAAAAAAACTTATTTAGGCATTTATGACACCAAAGGTAATTTGATTGTAGAAAATCATATTATTATATAA
- a CDS encoding DUF6943 family protein encodes MLNFKVRTYNSEKETPENSIFILSRGKNAGKPLFEPCPNCFILYCRNETEKENLYWIFYTLWKNGFFHPYLCGSVIDMLRLSELKKVLQKWIIPSFSKMEQNGKILQDIKAVYQLEQHYSKQLKQLAELRSVLVQKYYYKI; translated from the coding sequence ATGCTCAATTTCAAAGTACGCACGTACAATTCCGAAAAGGAAACGCCTGAAAATTCAATTTTCATTTTATCAAGAGGAAAAAACGCAGGAAAACCGCTTTTTGAACCTTGCCCGAATTGTTTTATCCTATATTGTAGGAACGAAACCGAAAAAGAAAACCTGTACTGGATATTTTACACCCTTTGGAAAAACGGATTTTTCCATCCGTATCTCTGCGGAAGTGTAATTGATATGCTTCGACTTTCAGAACTCAAAAAAGTCCTTCAAAAATGGATTATTCCAAGTTTTTCCAAAATGGAACAAAACGGAAAAATCCTGCAGGACATCAAAGCGGTCTATCAACTCGAACAACATTATTCCAAACAATTGAAGCAACTTGCAGAACTTCGTAGTGTTCTTGTACAGAAATACTATTACAAGATTTGA
- a CDS encoding DUF5675 family protein, giving the protein MRIKIIRVAEGKQSTLSHLYIDGIFQCFLLEDKIRLVKIMKQTAIPTGEFYLTLNTWGGMNKTYANTYPVMHRGMIEIDGLPTFDAVYIHVGNTITQTAGCPLTGLSWIKKDGDFQVLQSREAYKIIYPKLLKVVQGTDKGILVENNFQF; this is encoded by the coding sequence ATGAGAATAAAAATAATCAGAGTTGCCGAAGGCAAACAAAGTACATTATCCCATTTGTATATTGACGGAATTTTTCAATGTTTTCTATTAGAGGATAAAATACGTTTGGTTAAAATAATGAAACAAACCGCCATTCCTACGGGAGAATTCTATTTAACCTTAAATACTTGGGGCGGTATGAATAAGACTTACGCCAATACTTATCCCGTTATGCATCGGGGAATGATAGAAATTGATGGTCTACCTACATTTGATGCTGTATATATTCACGTTGGAAATACTATTACGCAAACTGCAGGTTGTCCGCTTACCGGATTGAGCTGGATTAAAAAAGATGGGGATTTTCAGGTTCTTCAAAGTCGTGAAGCCTACAAAATTATTTATCCAAAACTTCTTAAAGTTGTTCAGGGAACGGATAAAGGAATTTTGGTAGAAAACAATTTTCAATTCTAA
- a CDS encoding thermonuclease family protein: MKYNEISDFIEETHVKIEEVLDGDTIKVKQEFGQISKEIRLYGLDAPEVRINRKMLEDEAKSHIPSSMLLQYGLMSLDFVLQVAPIGTRVTLLTERKHQLDFWKRQLAYVILPNGLCLNEELIKNGYAKASNNYYCQLLPKYQALNLQAKQQKQGIYQFTDVF; this comes from the coding sequence ATGAAATACAACGAAATTAGTGACTTTATAGAAGAAACTCACGTCAAAATAGAAGAAGTATTGGACGGAGACACGATAAAAGTAAAGCAGGAATTCGGGCAAATATCGAAGGAAATCCGTTTGTATGGATTAGATGCCCCAGAAGTGAGAATAAACCGTAAAATGTTGGAAGATGAAGCCAAGAGCCATATTCCAAGTTCTATGCTATTGCAATATGGTTTGATGAGTTTGGATTTTGTATTGCAAGTAGCACCAATCGGAACAAGAGTAACATTACTCACGGAAAGAAAACATCAATTGGATTTTTGGAAAAGGCAATTGGCTTATGTGATTTTGCCGAATGGTTTGTGCTTGAACGAAGAACTAATAAAAAATGGATATGCAAAAGCTAGTAATAATTATTACTGTCAACTACTTCCTAAATATCAAGCGTTAAACCTACAAGCTAAACAGCAAAAGCAGGGAATCTACCAATTTACTGATGTTTTCTAA